The following is a genomic window from Chryseobacterium ginsenosidimutans.
AAATCCGTGTAAATCGTATTTTGGTTATGCTTTTAGCCGGAATTTCGATTCCGACTTCAGGTTTCTTGATGCAGGAATATTTTCAGAATCCTTTAGCCGGGCCCGATATTTTAGGAATTACTTCTGTCGCAAGTCTTTCAGTAGCTTTTTATATTTTTTTCTCACATAATATTTTTCTTCCGGAATTTTTACAAAATAGCTTTTTAAGTATCTCTGCAATCATTGGCAGTCTGCTTTTGATGCTCGTTTTATTATCTATGTCCAATAAATTTCAGGATAAATCTTATTTAATTATTTTTGGTTTTCTGGTATCAGCATTTGCAGGAGCAATTGTCTCATTATTACAATTTTATGCTGAAAACCAAAGTCTAAAAAACTATATTTTATGGTCTTTTGGAGCAAATAATATGGTTTCCAGAAATCAGATTTATGTTTTATCAATCTTGGTTTTTATAGGATTATTTATTTGTCTTAAAAGTATAAAACCCTTGATCGGAAATTCATTGGGAACTTCTTATGCACAAAGTTTAGGCGTAAATC
Proteins encoded in this region:
- a CDS encoding FecCD family ABC transporter permease produces the protein MSNKFKILCLLLIIAIIITATINLNTGFLNLNFQDFFQDSGNSQIAEIRVNRILVMLLAGISIPTSGFLMQEYFQNPLAGPDILGITSVASLSVAFYIFFSHNIFLPEFLQNSFLSISAIIGSLLLMLVLLSMSNKFQDKSYLIIFGFLVSAFAGAIVSLLQFYAENQSLKNYILWSFGANNMVSRNQIYVLSILVFIGLFICLKSIKPLIGNSLGTSYAQSLGVNLNQLKLLIIVTSSLLSASVTAFLGPILFIGIIVPHFCRLIYNPAKLWQQWILNMFLGMLMMLLFSIVAEKTQVPLNVISSIFGIPVILMMLLKQNKV